The DNA window TACGCTGAAGGGCATTCAGGTCGGCTGGGGTTACACCTTCCCGTCGCAGGTTAAGTTCGACACCAGCCTGTGGTACACCGACAACGATCACAGCACCGCCGATGACGTTGGCGCGGGCGTCAGCTTCGAAGTGCCGATCAACCTGTAATTTTCTGCAGACGTAAAAAAACCCGCCGCGGCGGGTTTTTTATTGGCTTCAACTCAGGCGCTTAACGCCATTCCTTGAAGCGGTTGATCAGCGCATTGGTCGAGCTGTCGTGGCTGCTGATTTTCTCGCTGCCCGCCAGTTCAGGCAGGATACGGTTAGCCAGCTGTTTGCCCAGCTCCACGCCCCACTGATCGAAGGTGAAGATGTTCAGGATCGCGCCCTGGGTGAAGATCTTGTGCTCGTACAGCGCGATCAGGCTGCCCAGGCTGAACGGCGTGATTTCGCGCAGCAGGATCGAGTTGGTCGGGCGGTTGCCTTCAAACACTTTGAACGGCGCCACATGCTTGACCTGCTCAGGGGTTTTACCCTGCGCCGCGAACTCGGCTTCCACCACTTCCAGCGATTTGCCGAACGCCAGCGCTTCGGTCTGCGCGAAGAAGTTGGACAGCAGTTTGGCGTGATGATCACCCAGCGGGTTGTGGCTGATGGCCGGCGCGATGAAATCGCACGGCACCAGCTTGGTGCCCTGGTGGATCAGCTGGTAGAACGCGTGCTGGCCGTTGGTGCCCGGCTCGCCCCAGATGATAGGGCCGGTCTGGTAATCCACCGGGTTGCCGTTGCGATCGACGTACTTGCCGTTGGACTCCATGTTGCCCTGCTGGAAGTAAGCGGCAAAACGGTGCATGTACTGATCGTACGGCAGAATGGCTTCGGTTTCGGCACCGAAGAAGTTGTTGTACCAGATGCCGATCAGCGCCAGCAGCACCGGCAGGTTTTTCTCCGCCGGCGTCTCGGCGAAGTGCTTATCCATGGCGTGCGCGCCGCTCAGCAGCTGCTCGAAGTTGTCATAACCGATGGACAGCGCGATCGACAGACCGATCGCCGACCACAGGGAGTAACGGCCACCGACCCAGTCCCAGAACTCGAACATGTTGTCGGTATCAATGCCGAACTCAGCCACCGCTTTGCCGTTGGTAGACAGCGCGGCGAAGTGCTTGGCCACGTGCTGTTGATCGACGGCGCTGCTCAGGAACCAGTCGCGCGCGCTGTGGGCGTTGGTCATGGTTTCCTGGGTGGTGAAGGTTTTGGAGGCCACCAGGAACAGCGTGGTTTCCGGGTTCAGCGGCTGCAGCGTTTCGGCGATGTGGGTGCCGTCAACGTTGGAGACGAAGTGCATGTTCAGGTGGTTTTTATACGGGCGCAGCGCTTCGGTCACCATGTAAGGGCCGAGATCCGAACCGCCGATGCCGATGTTCACCACGTCGGTGATCGGCTTGCCGGTGTAGCCTTTCCACTCGCCGCCGATGACGCGCGCGCAGAACTGTTTGATCTTGGCCAATACCGCGTTCACTTCCGGCATCACGTCTTTGCCGTCGACCAGGATCGGGCTGTTGCTGCGGTTGCGCAGGGCTATGTGCAGCACCGCGCGATCTTCGGTGCGGTTGATTTTCTCACCGGCAAACATCGATTTGATGGCGCCGTGCAGATCGGTTTCTTTCGCCAGCGCCTGCAGCTTCTCCAGGGTTTCCTGCGTGATACGGTTCTTGGAATAGTCCACCAACATTTGGTCGTTGAAGGTCGCGGAGAACCTGGAGAAACGATCGCTGTCCTGGGCGAACAGGTCGGCGATCCGTACGTCTTTCATCTGTGCATAATGTTGCTGCAGGGCTTGCCAAGCAGCGGTTTGACTAGGATTGATATTTTTCATAGCAACACTCTTAGGCTTGAGAATAAAAATGACGCGTTTGTCCGATTGTAGCCTGTTCGACTGTGATTATGATCTCTTTTCTTGCGATAGGCGCTAACTGTCAACGCATTGCCGCCTCGTTTCAGCTTTCACTCTATACTTTTGGCTAACGGCCTGTTATCGGGGTTGCCGAATTGTCATCAGGCTGTGTCATCGTTGCTCATTTCGTCATTTGAAAGGGATCTCGCTTATGGAATTATCCGCCCCGCTCATGTTGGTGCTTATCGGTCTGGCGTCGCTGCTGGCGCAGTGGCTGGCCTGGTTGCTGCGCCTGCCGGCCATTTTGCCGCTGTTGCTGTTCGGCATCGTGCTCGGCCCAACGGTGCATCTGGTGCAGCCGGATCTGCTGTTCGGCGATCTGCTGTTTCCGCTGGTGTCACTGTCGGTGGCGATCATCCTGTTCGAGGGGGCGCTGACGCTGCGTTTCGAGGAGATACGCGGCCTCGGCGGCGTGGTGCGCAACCTGGTCACCGTCGGCATGCTGGTCACCTTTCTGGTCATCAGCCTCGCCAGCTGGTGGCTGCTGGATTTCCCGCCGGAGCTGGCGGCGCTGATCGGCGCGGTGACGGTGGTGACCGGGCCGACGGTGATCGCCCCGCTGATGCGCGTGGTGCGGCCGAACGCCAACATTAACCAGGTGCTGCGCTGGGAAGGGATCGTCATCGATCCGGTCGGTGCCATCTTCACCCTGCTGGTGTTCGAGTTCATCGTGCTGAAGCAGAATGCCGAATCTTATACCCACCTGTTTTGGACGCTGGGCGTGACCGCCGCCGTCGGGCTTATCGCCGGCGCGCTGTTCGGCTACCTGCTCGGCCTGGCGCTGCGTCGCGTCTGGCTGCCGCGCTACCTGCAGAACCTGGCGGTGCTGGCTATTATGCTGACCGCCTTCGGCGTGTCCAACGCCATCGCCGACGAGTCCGGCCTGTTGACCGTCACGGTGATGGGCATCTGGCTGGCCAACATGCGCGACGTGGACACCAGCGATATTCTGGCGTTCAAAGAGGAGCTGTCGGCGATCCTGATCTCGGCGCTGTTCATCATTCTGGCGGCGCGGCTCGACATCCAGGCGCTGTGGAACATGGGGTGGCCGCTGCTGCTGCTGCTGCTGGCGGTGCAGTTCATCGCCCGGCCGCTGTGCATCGCGGTGTCGACCTGGCGCTCTTCCCTGCACTGGCGCGATAGGCTGCTGCTGTGCTGGATAGCCCCGCGCGGTATCGTCGCCGCGGCGGTCAGCTCGCTGTTTGCGCTGACGCTGCAGCGCAGCGGTTATCAAGGCGCCGACCGGCTGGTGACCGTAGTGTTCGCCATCATCATCGGCACCGTGGTGCTGCAAAGCCTGACCAGCGGCATGATGGCGCGCTGGCTGCGCGTGCAACAGCAGAAACCGCGCGGCGTGCTGATCGTCGGCGCCAACAGCGTGGCGCGCATGCTGGCGCAGGCGTTGATCAAGCTGAACGTGCCGGTGATCGTCACCGACAGCAGCTGGGAATATTACCGTCAGGCGCGCATGGAAGGCATTCCGGCCTACTATGGCCACGCCTACTCCGAACACGCCGAGAACTATCTCGATCTGAGCAATATCGCCCAGGTGCTGGCGCTGTCGCCGAATCGCCACCAAAACGCGCTGGCGGTTTATCACTTCGGTCACCTCTTCGGCGAGGATCACGTGTTCGCCATCCGTTCGGGGGCGCCGTTGAAAGGACGCGGCGCCAGCGCGGAAAGTTCGCGTTTTCGCCGGCATGAAATTTTATTTAATCAAGAAGCCACCTACGGCCGCCTGAGCAGCCTGCTCGCCAGAGGCGCCACCATCAAGGCGACCAAATTGAACGAAAATTTCGGTTGGCTGGAGTATTTGGAGAAACATCAGGGCGTTATTCCGTTATTCAGCCAAAAGGAAGACGGTTCTCTACAACCGATTGGCGCCGGTTCCACGCCCGCGATGCCCTGTACGCTTATCGCGCTGGTACAAGATGAAAATCCCTCAACGTCTGTACGTTGACAGAATGGCGATAACCGGCTATTCCTAACAGCCTACTTGCGCACCCGGTGCGCAAGCCAGAAGAGGCGCGTCGCCCAGGTAGAGTGTCAGAGGAGCCGTTTCTCCGTTGACGGCACCCGAGGGGGAGCGACGCCGAGGTAGGGTAATGGCCGGCCATTATCGTATCGACTACAGGGGCTGAATCCCCTGGGTTGTCACCAGGGGATCGCCCACAGGGCGATCGACAAGGTGGGGCGCTTCTGGGTGTATCGTAGCCTGACCTCTACGCCTGCCCCCTGTTTACCGCTCTCCCCTTGTGCCAAGGCTATGGAATTACAGTGCCCCCAAACGGGCATCCCTGACACGAGGTTTCTACATGAACCAAGCAGTACCCCAGAATTCCACCGTGGTGGCCAAGTTCGGCGGCACCAGCGTCGCCGACTTTGAAGCCATGAACCGCAGCGCCGACGTCGTGCTGGCCAACCCACAGGTGCGCCTGGTGGTGTTGTCCGCTTCGGCGGGCGTCACCAACCTGTTGGTCGCCCTGGCCGAGGGTTGCGAGGCCGACAAGCGCAACTACCAGCTTGATGAAATTCGCCGCATCCAGTACGCCATCCTCGATCGCCTCACGGCGCCGGCGGTGATCCGCGACGAGATCGACCGCCTGCTGGAAAACATCGCCATGCTGTCGGAGGCCGCGTCGCTGGCCACCTCGACGGCGTTGACCGATGAGCTGGTCAGCCATGGGGAGCTGATGTCCACCCTGCTGTTCGTTGAAATCCTGCGCGCCCGCAACGTGCAGGCCGAATGGTTCGACGTACGTAAAGTGATGCGCACCGACGATCACTTCGGCCGCGCCGTGCCGGACAGCGCCGCGCTCAGCGAACTGGCTCAGGCGCAATTGCTGCCGCGCCTGCAGGAAGCGCTGGTGGTCACCCAGGGCTTTATCGGCAGCGAGCCGAAAGGCCGCACCACCACGCTCGGCCGCGGCGGCAGCGACTATACCGCCGCGCTGCTCGGCGAAGCGCTCGGCGTCGGCCGGGTGGATATCTGGACCGACGTGCCGGGCATCTACACCACCGATCCACGCGTGGTGCCGGCGGCCAAGCGCATCGACAAAATCGGTTTCGAAGAGGCGGCGGAAATGGCCACCTTCGGCGCCAAAGTGCTGCATCCGGCCACCCTGCTGCCGGCGGTGCGCAGCGACATTCCGGTGTTCGTCGGCTCCAGCAAGGATCCGGCGGCCGGCGGCACGCTGGTGTGCAACACCACCGAGAATCCGCCGCTGTTCCGCGCGCTGGCGTTGCGCCGCAAGCAAACGCTGCTGACGCTGCACAGCCTGAACATGCTGCACGCACGCGGTTTCCTGGCCGAGGTGTTCAACATTCTGGCGCGCCACAATATCTCCGTCGATCTGATCACCACCTCGGAAGTCAGCATCGCGCTGACCATGGACACCACCGGCTCCACCTCCGCCGGCGCCAGTCTGCTGACGACTTCGCTGCTGACCGAGCTGTCGTCGCTGTGTCGGGTGGAAGTGGAAGAGAACCTGGCGCTGGTGGCGATCATCGGCAACCAGCTGTCGCGGGCCTGCGGCGTCGGCAAAGAGGTGTTCGGCGTGCTCGATCCGTTCAATATCCGCATGATCTGCTACGGCGCCAGCAGCTATAACCTGTGCTTCCTGGTGCCGGGCGAAGAAGCCGAGCAGGTGGTGCGAGCCCTGCACCACAACCTGTTCGAATAAGTCATTACCCCTGATTGCGGGCGCAGCACGCTGCGCCCCTGCGTCTAAAAAATCCGTTCAAAACCTGCAGGGGTTCAGCATGTTGAACCCGCAATAAAAAACACAACCACACCCACCGTTCTCAATCTGGCTAAGGAAAACCTGCATGCTGGCACTATTCACGCGCTTATTCCCCCTGTGGGCGATACTGCTGTCCGTCGCCGCTTATTACACGCCGACCACCTTTACCGGCATCGGCCCCTACGTCAGCCCGTTGCTGATGCTGATCATGTTCGCCATGGGCGTCACGCTGCGGCTGGATGACTTTAAACGGGTGCTGGCGCGCCCCGGTCCGGTGGCAGCCGGCATCTTCCTGCACTATCTGATCATGCCGCTGGCGGCCTGGATCCTGGCGATGCTGTTCCGCATGCCGCCGGATCTGTCCGCCGGCATGGTGCTGGTGGGCAGCGTGGCCAGCGGCACCGCCTCCAACGTGATGATCTATTTGGCCAAGGGCGACGTGGCGCTGTCGGTGACCATTTCGGCGGTCTCAACGCTGGTGGGCGTGTTCGCCACGCCGCTGTTGACCCGTCTGTACGTCGACGCCGAGATCAGCGTCGATACCATGGGCATGCTGCTGAGCATCCTGCAGATCGTGGTGATCCCGATCGGCCTGGGCCTGATCGTCCACCATACCCTGACCAAGGTGGTGAAGCGCATCGAGCCGCTGCTGCCGGCGCTGTCTATGGTATGCATCCTGGCGATCATCAGCGCGGTGGTGGCGGGCAGTCAAAGCCACATCGCCTCGGTCGGCCTGGTCGTTATCATCGCGGTGATCCTGCACAACGGCATCGGTCTGCTGAGCGGCTACTGGGGCGGTAAACTGTTCGGTTTCGATGAGTCCACCTGCCGCACGCTGGCGATCGAAGTCGGAATGCAGAACTCCGGGCTGGCGGCCACGCTGGGTAAAATTTACTTCTCACCGCTGGCCGCGCTGCCGGGCGCGCTGTTCTCGGTATGGCACAATCTCTCCGGTTCGCTGCTGGCGGGCTATTGGTCCGGCCGCCCTATCAAGAAAAAATAAACCGCCTGTGGGGGACGCAAACATTTGCGTCCCCACTCTGCTCTGCGAAATTTCGTATTTGCCACTGGTCGGATTGTCATAATTCCCTTCATCCCCTATCATCCGTGGAAAATAAAAATTCAGATTCTTCCTATCCATGCCGATAATGTTGGTAACAGGAAGAGACGTTCTACTTTTTTTAATTAATTAAGTCACCAGGGTTGCCCGCCAAAAAATGAGCAGCCTAATTATTATTTAGATCTATACCCACCGTCTTATTTGCTGCGGCAAATCAAGATACCTCGCAATGTGCATGTCGCTCATTATTTCGGGCCGGCCGTCGGCCGCCCGTGGTTAACCTCATGGATTGGGCTGGCTGCCCCGGCGGCCTCTCAGAATGGATTACAATGATAAAAAAAATCACCGCATTGACACTGCTGGTCAGCACGGCCCTTTCCGCCGAAACCTTGCCGGACTCCCATATGATGATGGACATGTCGATGGGGGAATCACGGCGCGCGTTGCAAGACAGCACGCGTGAAGTCAATCATTTGATCGAGCAGCGCCGCTACCAGCAGCTGAAGCAGCAGCGCTTGCTGGCGGAGCCGGAACCGGCCGCGCCCGCACTGCCGCAGTCCGCGCAGTGCCTGCCGATCGCCGGCGTTTATCTGCAGGGCATTACCCTGCTCTCGCCGGGCGATTTATCTGCGCTGAGCGCGCTGCCGGAAAACTGCATCAGCAGTAACGATATCAATCGCCTGACCCGCGAATTAACGCGTCTTTATGTGCAAAAAGGGTATATCACCGCGCGCGTGCAAATTGTTCGCCCTAATTCACAGGGGGAATTGGGGCTAAGCGTGACGGAAGGATTTATCGAAAAAATAGAAGGCGGCGATCGCTGGGTCAATAGCCGGTTATTATTTCCGGGCCTGGAAGGCAAGCCGTTGAAATTAACCGAACTCGACCAGGGATTGGATCAGGCCAATCGTTTGCAATCGAATACCACCAAGCTGGATATATTACCCGGCCGCCAGGTCGGCGGCTCGGTAATTCGTTTACGCAATCAACACGCCAAACCCTGGTTGATTACCGCCGGTACGGATAATTACGGCCAGAAAAGTACCGGCCAGTGGCTGGCGCGCGCCACCGCCACGCTGGACAGCCCGTTCGGCCTGTCGGACTTCGTCAGCCTGAACGCCAACAGCACGCTGGAAAACCCGGCTCACCGCTACAGTCGCGCCTATACCCTGCTCTACTCGCTGCCGTACGGCGCCTTCACCTTTAGCGGGTTCGCCAGCTTCTCGTCCTATGAGAACCACCAGCAGCTGCAGCACAACGTGGTCAAACTGCACGGCCAGACCCAACAGTACGGGCTGCGCAGCGACTACGTGTTTTATCGCGATCACGATCAGATAGACAGCCTGAGCGGCCAGCTGACCTATAAGCGCATCGACAACTACTTCGAAAGCGTGCGTCTTGAGGTCAGCAGCCCAACGCTGACCCTGGCCGAACTGAGCGCCAGCCACCTGCAAATTCTGCCCAATGGCGTGTTCAGCGCCAACCTCAGCGTCGAGCAGGGGATGCCGTGGCTGGGGGCCGGCCGCCACCCGAGTTCGGTGCACCTCGACAGCCAGTTCACCAAGGGCAAGCTGTTCGCCAACCTCAGCCAGCGCCTCAGGCTGGGCGACGCCACCTATCAGCTCAACAACCTGTTCTACGGTCAATACAGCCGTGACCCGCTGCCCGGCGTGGAGTGGCTGAGCCTCACCGATCGCAGCGCCGTACGCGGCTTCAGCCGCAGCACCCAGTCCGGCGACAACGGCTGGTATCTGCAAAATACGCTGTCTCGCAGTTTCAATCTGGGCGCCACCACGCTGACGCCGCGCCTCGGCGCCGACGTCGGCCGCATTCTGCCGCGTCAGGACAACTCAGGCTGGCGCAGCAGCGCCGGTATAAGCACCGGTGCCACATTGCGTTATCAGCGAGCGCTGGTCGATCTCGAAGTCAGCCGCGGCTGGATTTTGTCTAACCACGCCACGCCGGAAGATCCCGTTCAGGTGTTGGCCCGCTTTTCTTACACCTTTTAATCAACAGTTTTGCAGGACCCCACGGCAATATACGGAGATACATGGATGAAAAATAATAACTTCAGACTTTCGGCGGCAGGCAAACTGGCCGCCGCGCTGGCGATTATTCTCGCCGCTTCCACCGGCGCCTACGCCGCAGAGATCGTTGCGGCCAACGGCGCCAACGGCCCCGGCGTCTCCACCGCTGCCACCGGCGCGCAGGTGGTCGATATCGTCGCGCCGAACGGCAACGGGCTGTCGCACAACCAATATCAGGACTTCAACGTCAACCAGCCCGGCGCGGTGCTGAACAACTCCCGCGAGGCGGGACTGTCGCAGCTGGCCGGCCAACTGGGCGCCAACCCCAATCTGGGCGGGCATGAAGCCAGCGTGATCCTCAACGAGGTGATCGGCCGTAACCCGTCGCTGCTGCATGGCCAGCAAGAGATCTTCGGCATGGCGGCCGACTACGTGCTGGCCAACCCGAACGGCATCAGCTGTCAGGGCTGCGGGTTCATCAATACCAGCCACTCCTCACTGGTGGTCGGCAACCCGCTGGTGGAAAACGGCGTGCTGCAGGGTTACAGCACCTTCGGCAACCGCAACACCCTGAGCCTCAATGGTACCCTGAACGCTGGCGGCGTACTGGATCTGATCGCACCGAAGATCGACAGCCGCGGCGAAGTGATCGTGCAAGATTTCAAGCATTCGGATGGTAACGTGACCTCGGCGACGATCAACGCCATCAGCGGTCTTAACCGGGTAGCGCGCGACGGCACGGTGCAGGCCAGCCAACAGATGCCGACCGCGCTGGACAGCTACTACCTCGGCAGCATGCAGGCCGGGCGCATCAACATCATCAACACCGCGCAGGGCAGCGGCGTGAAGCTGGCCGGCTCGTTGAACGCCGGCGATGAACTCAAGGTGAAAGCCTATGATATCCGCAGCGAAAGCCGCGTCGACGACGCCAGCAGCAACAAAAACGGCGGCGATAACTATCAAAATTACCGTGGCGGCATCTACGTCAACGACCGCAGCAGCAGCCAGAAGCTGACCCGCACCGAGCTGAAGGGCAAGAACATCAGCCTGGTGGCGGATAATCATGCGCACCTCACCGCCACCGATATCCGCGGCGAAGACATTACGCTGCAGGGCGGCAAACTGACGCTCGACGGCCAGCAGTTGAAGCAGACGCAAGGCCATACCGACGATCGCTGGTTCTACTCCTGGCAATACGACGTTACCCGCGAACGCGAGCAGCTGCAGCAGGCGGGCAGCACCGTCGCCGCCAGCGGCAGCGCCAAACTCATCAGCACCCAGGAAGACGTGAAGCTGCTGGGCGCCAATGTCAGCGCCGACCGCGCGCTGAGCGTCAAAGCGGCGCGCGACGTACACCTTGCCGGGCTGGTGGAGAAGGATAAATCCAGCGAGCGCGGCTACCAGCGCAACCACACCTCCAGCCTGCGCACCGGCAGATGGAGCAGCAGCGACGAAAGCGAAAGCCTGAAGGCCAGCGAACTGCGCAGCGAGGGTAAGGGCCAGGACAAGGGTAAACTGACGCTGGAAGCCGGCCGTAACGTTGCGACCCAGGGCGCCAGGCTGCATGCCAACAACGATCTGACTATCGACGCGAAAGACCAGATTCAGATCGGGGTGCAGAAAACCGCCAACGCCAAAGCGGTGCGTGATGACAAAACCTCCTGGGGCGGCATCGGCGGCGGCGACAACAAAAACAACAGCAATCGCCGCGAGATCAGCCACGCCTCCGAATTGACCAGCGGCGGCACCCTGCGCCTGAACGGCCAGCAAGGCGTCACCATTACCGGCAGCAAGGCGCGCGGCCAGACAGGCGGCGAAGTCACCACCACCCACGGCGGCCTGCGCATCGACAACGCGCTGAGCACCACCGTGGAC is part of the Serratia surfactantfaciens genome and encodes:
- the pgi gene encoding glucose-6-phosphate isomerase, whose translation is MKNINPSQTAAWQALQQHYAQMKDVRIADLFAQDSDRFSRFSATFNDQMLVDYSKNRITQETLEKLQALAKETDLHGAIKSMFAGEKINRTEDRAVLHIALRNRSNSPILVDGKDVMPEVNAVLAKIKQFCARVIGGEWKGYTGKPITDVVNIGIGGSDLGPYMVTEALRPYKNHLNMHFVSNVDGTHIAETLQPLNPETTLFLVASKTFTTQETMTNAHSARDWFLSSAVDQQHVAKHFAALSTNGKAVAEFGIDTDNMFEFWDWVGGRYSLWSAIGLSIALSIGYDNFEQLLSGAHAMDKHFAETPAEKNLPVLLALIGIWYNNFFGAETEAILPYDQYMHRFAAYFQQGNMESNGKYVDRNGNPVDYQTGPIIWGEPGTNGQHAFYQLIHQGTKLVPCDFIAPAISHNPLGDHHAKLLSNFFAQTEALAFGKSLEVVEAEFAAQGKTPEQVKHVAPFKVFEGNRPTNSILLREITPFSLGSLIALYEHKIFTQGAILNIFTFDQWGVELGKQLANRILPELAGSEKISSHDSSTNALINRFKEWR
- a CDS encoding cation:proton antiporter, coding for MELSAPLMLVLIGLASLLAQWLAWLLRLPAILPLLLFGIVLGPTVHLVQPDLLFGDLLFPLVSLSVAIILFEGALTLRFEEIRGLGGVVRNLVTVGMLVTFLVISLASWWLLDFPPELAALIGAVTVVTGPTVIAPLMRVVRPNANINQVLRWEGIVIDPVGAIFTLLVFEFIVLKQNAESYTHLFWTLGVTAAVGLIAGALFGYLLGLALRRVWLPRYLQNLAVLAIMLTAFGVSNAIADESGLLTVTVMGIWLANMRDVDTSDILAFKEELSAILISALFIILAARLDIQALWNMGWPLLLLLLAVQFIARPLCIAVSTWRSSLHWRDRLLLCWIAPRGIVAAAVSSLFALTLQRSGYQGADRLVTVVFAIIIGTVVLQSLTSGMMARWLRVQQQKPRGVLIVGANSVARMLAQALIKLNVPVIVTDSSWEYYRQARMEGIPAYYGHAYSEHAENYLDLSNIAQVLALSPNRHQNALAVYHFGHLFGEDHVFAIRSGAPLKGRGASAESSRFRRHEILFNQEATYGRLSSLLARGATIKATKLNENFGWLEYLEKHQGVIPLFSQKEDGSLQPIGAGSTPAMPCTLIALVQDENPSTSVR
- the lysC gene encoding lysine-sensitive aspartokinase 3, whose protein sequence is MNQAVPQNSTVVAKFGGTSVADFEAMNRSADVVLANPQVRLVVLSASAGVTNLLVALAEGCEADKRNYQLDEIRRIQYAILDRLTAPAVIRDEIDRLLENIAMLSEAASLATSTALTDELVSHGELMSTLLFVEILRARNVQAEWFDVRKVMRTDDHFGRAVPDSAALSELAQAQLLPRLQEALVVTQGFIGSEPKGRTTTLGRGGSDYTAALLGEALGVGRVDIWTDVPGIYTTDPRVVPAAKRIDKIGFEEAAEMATFGAKVLHPATLLPAVRSDIPVFVGSSKDPAAGGTLVCNTTENPPLFRALALRRKQTLLTLHSLNMLHARGFLAEVFNILARHNISVDLITTSEVSIALTMDTTGSTSAGASLLTTSLLTELSSLCRVEVEENLALVAIIGNQLSRACGVGKEVFGVLDPFNIRMICYGASSYNLCFLVPGEEAEQVVRALHHNLFE
- the panS gene encoding ketopantoate/pantoate/pantothenate transporter PanS produces the protein MLALFTRLFPLWAILLSVAAYYTPTTFTGIGPYVSPLLMLIMFAMGVTLRLDDFKRVLARPGPVAAGIFLHYLIMPLAAWILAMLFRMPPDLSAGMVLVGSVASGTASNVMIYLAKGDVALSVTISAVSTLVGVFATPLLTRLYVDAEISVDTMGMLLSILQIVVIPIGLGLIVHHTLTKVVKRIEPLLPALSMVCILAIISAVVAGSQSHIASVGLVVIIAVILHNGIGLLSGYWGGKLFGFDESTCRTLAIEVGMQNSGLAATLGKIYFSPLAALPGALFSVWHNLSGSLLAGYWSGRPIKKK
- a CDS encoding ShlB/FhaC/HecB family hemolysin secretion/activation protein, whose translation is MIKKITALTLLVSTALSAETLPDSHMMMDMSMGESRRALQDSTREVNHLIEQRRYQQLKQQRLLAEPEPAAPALPQSAQCLPIAGVYLQGITLLSPGDLSALSALPENCISSNDINRLTRELTRLYVQKGYITARVQIVRPNSQGELGLSVTEGFIEKIEGGDRWVNSRLLFPGLEGKPLKLTELDQGLDQANRLQSNTTKLDILPGRQVGGSVIRLRNQHAKPWLITAGTDNYGQKSTGQWLARATATLDSPFGLSDFVSLNANSTLENPAHRYSRAYTLLYSLPYGAFTFSGFASFSSYENHQQLQHNVVKLHGQTQQYGLRSDYVFYRDHDQIDSLSGQLTYKRIDNYFESVRLEVSSPTLTLAELSASHLQILPNGVFSANLSVEQGMPWLGAGRHPSSVHLDSQFTKGKLFANLSQRLRLGDATYQLNNLFYGQYSRDPLPGVEWLSLTDRSAVRGFSRSTQSGDNGWYLQNTLSRSFNLGATTLTPRLGADVGRILPRQDNSGWRSSAGISTGATLRYQRALVDLEVSRGWILSNHATPEDPVQVLARFSYTF